The nucleotide sequence GGCCTCATTCCATAAGCATTCCTGCCCACAGTGCCCACGTCACAAGGCCATGGTGAGGTCAGGCTGGTCAAATGCTCAGTGCAGTGCCTGGGCTTGGACCCGGAAGAGATGTGGGTAGTCCTGTCTCTACCCTCTGCCAGAGCCACCGGGCACCCCCTAGGGGCCCCCCACCCAGCACCTGCCACCCAGCACCCTTGGCATCCTCTGCTTCTGACCTTCCAGAGTGATGTGTTATTCTAGCGTCTACCTGTGAACCAGGACGCCAGCATTCCTACAACCCCCTGTGTGAGTGATGTCATCCGGAAACACCTTGGAAAGCCCCAGCCTGTCTGCCCTGCACACTGTGGCCACTCGTCTTGCTGGAGCCTCATGAATGCCCAGTGAGTGCTGGTTGCCAGGATAAGGGTGTTGATTCCTGCCAGCAAGAGACCTCCATCATCTCCCCCGATGGCCAAGGTGAAGCCCGGGGTCCGGTGGTGCTGAGGTCCAGTCTCAGGTGATCACCAGTTTACAGACTGAGTCGTGTTGTTACTGATCCATCCTAAAAGGGTAGCTGGGCCCTGAGGCTTTAGAGCTTATAGCCTCCTGGAGTGACTGTATTCTTTGTCCACAGCCTGAGATTTGGTTATGTcctggtggggggtgggggtgttaAACATGAGACACgggagttggggtggggggaggagggaggccaCTGAGACTGAGGATCCACAAGTACAGAAGGCCACAGCCTTACAATGAAGCGCTCAAACACTTACCCTGTGACAGTCAACACGCACTGGCCCAAGCTCACCTCAGTGCTCTTCCGGGCTTCCTGGGATGGGGAGTCAGCAGGACCCCAGACAGCCTCCAGCCTGCCCTTGTATTTTTAACTTCATTCTCTGGAGTCTGTAATGGCAAGAGCCAGATGGATTGCAGGCGACTCTGAGTTGTCCCCTCCCTCTCAACAGCTGCAGGCATCACCCAGACACACAGCAGGGCTCACCTCTGCCATAGAGGCTTTTaaagtccattttctgttgcttataacagactACCTAcaaccgggtaatttataaagcaaagggATTTCTCAcaattatgaaggctgagaagtccaaggttgaggtgTTACAGGATGGAAGGTCTTGGTCATGAGTTGTCCAGGTTACTGGTGTGTTGAACAAAGAAGTGAACAAAACTCACAAAGTAACCAAAGAACGAAGCAATGACAGACAAAAcaggccagtcgcagtggctcacatctgtaatcccagcactttgggaggccgaggtacacgaggtcaggagttcaagaccagccttgccaacatggtgaaaccccgtctctactaaaaacacaaaaaaattagctggacgtggtagccggcacctgtaatcccagctacttgggaggctgaggcaggagaatcacttgaacccaggaggcagagtttagAGTGAGCccaaattgtgccattgcactctagcccgggcaacaagagtgacattccgtctaaaaaaaacacaaaaaccaaaacgacgacaacaaaaaacaaaagaacggCGTACCAAAGGCACAGATTGATTGACGAAGCGAATGTACGACccacagggtgggagcaggcCCGAGCAAATGACTCAAGCGCCTCGTGATTGCAACGCTTCTCAGGGTTTTTATAAAGAACACCCCAGATGCCCTTCAGAGGCCTCCAATTGGTTACAGCCTATGAACAATTAGCCTGGGACCAATCAAAGGCTGAAGGGGGTTGGCCCACGgtcaatcagaggctgaagtggaagctCCTGACTTGTTATCACAGGAGTGAGGATGTGGCCTGTGTGCTCCCCAATCCTGCCTAGAACTGGCAGCACCTGCTGTTCTCTGGCTTATGTAAACTGGCTGCACCTGCTGTTCTCTGGCTTATGTGAACTGACTGCACCTGCTGTTCCGTTGCTTCCGCCCTAACCCTTGGCTTCCCTAGttccctctcctcctgcctcagagaggctgcatctggtgagggccttgcTGGTGAGGACTCTGGTGTCCCGAGGCGGTACTGGGCATCATGTGGTGAGGATGCTGAGCCTGCTCACATGCTAGCTGTAGTCTCTCTTCCTCTTACAAAGCCACCAGCTACCCTCCCATGATGACCCATTAACCACGAATCCATGAATGGATGAATCCATTCACCTCTGAAAGGCAGCACCtgtcaatactgccacattggggattaaatttcagcatgagttttggcGGGGACAAGCATTCAAACCAAAGCCGAGGCAAGGTGGGTGCAGCCCAGAGGTGGAACGCACCTGGATCCCCACAGCCCATCCCTTCTGACGTGGCTGGCCATCCAGGGATGTGATTTTCTGAATGACAGGCATGACTGTGCTTTCTCTCAACAAGAGACAGGTGCCAGTCCTGAGGGCTGGGGAGAGGCAATAGAGTCCCAGGGGtttctcccacagtgctggaggctCCTGAGAGCTGACCCCACAGGTAGAAACACAATAATCCCTGTGGGTACCAGTGCGGCCAAGAGGGACACATCATTGTATCCTCGGGCTTCTGTTGCCCAAGAGAACAGGGACAGTCGCTGGGAGAAGCCTACATTGCCGGGGAGTTCCATCTCACTCAGTCTTTGACAGGGAGTCCCCTTTTTACACCGGAGACCCCTCGACCAACCCAGGAAGACCAGGGTGGCCAAAGTGGTCACAGCCAGCCAGGGTGTCCCCTGCTTCTCCGGGGTACAGGGTTCGTCCCGGCTCAGCTCTGCTGCATAAGGCCGCGGAACTTGTCGGCCCTGAGACTTATTCTCCCACCTGTAGGCTGGAGGGACAGAGAGAGTGGCTAGCTGGTCCTTGGGTGCTGCTGCCCTCTACCGCGGAGTCCTCCCAGGCAAAGTTGCTCAGGATTCCAGAATCTTCTCTCATCTGAGCCCCACCCTGCCCCGCAGCGCCCGCTTAGAAGGTGGGTGAGGACTGGGGAAGAAGACCCCCCAACGTTGTTCCGATCACTGGCTTTGGAGTCAGgtttctgggttcaaatccttgctctgagtgaccttgggcacgTGATGCCCTCTCAGGGCCTCATTTTCCTCTGAATATCTATAAACATCTAAAATGAGGGTGTGCACAGTACCCACCCCACAAGGCCATGGTGAAGTCAGGCTGGTCAGCTGCTCGGTGATGTGCCCCGGCTTGGAGCCAGCAGAGGCAGGAGTGCTTCCTGACTCTGCCTTCTGCCCTCTGCCCCTTGCCCCGTCAACTCTGCCAGCGCCATTGGGCACCCCCCACAACAGAGGCCCACCACCCAGCGCCTACTGCCCAGCACCCTCCCCATCCTCTGCTTCCAACCTACTGGAGTGATGTGTGATTCTTTCTTTGACTTGGATCCGGCTGGAGGAGCAGAATCCCCTTCTTTTCCCAGGTGGGTTCCCAAGACCCCAGTCAGAACACAGACTTTACTCCCTGCACCCAGAGGATGTGGGTGTGGCTGGGCTCCCCTAGTCTAGAGGAGGCCACAGCCTCCTTCTCTGACTGCAGCTGCCACCAGGCCCTCCCACCATTTAGGACAGAATCTAACCCCTGGGGGCCAGCAGCCTGGTTCCATTCAGGGAAGGTCAGGCTCTGGAGTGACCTGTGCCTGACTCCCACTCCTGGGCCTGCCAATCAACTTCCCTGGGCCCGCCTCCTCCACTCGAAAGTGAGGATGCCACCATCGACGTCCCGGAGCCTGGGGATTGTGCGAGATGATGGGGTCACAGGTTGGGCCCCTACCTGGTGCTGTAAGGGTAACCGACGGCCACTCCTTCCTGCAGCTTAGCCCTGGGAGTGAAGAAAGACTCCAGACAGGGAAATGAGGTTTTATTCAGGAAGAGCTAAAGACGGGAGGGGAGCCTCTGGGGTCCCACCCTTGCGGCCTCTTGAGACCAAGGCTCGTGGGATGCTAGAAGCCAATGACTGCAGGCATCTGAGCTCCCTTGGAGTCACCTGTGGGGGGCACGGGGCGGCCTCAGAGTCACTCGTGAGGGGCACAGGGGCATCCTGAGAGTCACCCATTGCAGGCACGGGGTCAGACTCAGAGTCACCTGTGGCGGGCACAGGGGTGGCCTCCTGGTCGGTCACCGTGGGCAGCGCCACATAGGTGAGGGTCCAGTAGCGCAGGAAGTTGGTTCTCAGGCCCCGCTTCAGGGAGCTGCCATCCATCTTCTTGGTGATCTCCAGGTAGCTGCCGTTTTCCGAGGTGTAGGGTTCCCAGTGTGTGGGCACAGCCGAGTGGCCCATGTTGGGGTCCCTGCAGAGTGAGAAGAGGCTGTGCAGGGGCTGGGGAATCCCAGGGGGCTGAAGCCCTGCTCTGCAACCGCACACCTGAGCCATCCCCATCCTCTGAGCTGGTCCTGGGCACCGTGGCCTCTCACTGCATACGGGACACAGGCTGTGCACGTGCGCGGGCTTGGGGCTCTGCCAGTAGCGCTTATCCTCATAAACACACATGGATTCCGATGCAGggggaggttaagtgacttgcccaaagtccctCTGCTGACACGTGAGGGAACAGGGCCTCGTGGTGGGAGGCCCTTCTCGGCTGCGGCCCTTTGCCCTGCTCTCAACCCACGCCTTACCCTGTTTTGGCAAAGTTGGTCCAGTAGGCGATCATGGCCCCAGGCGATGCTGGGAGAACTTCAGCCAGGAGGGGAAATCAGCTCTCTCATGACCTGGCGCCTCTACCCAGCAGCACAATGGAAACTGAGGGGCTACAGGACAGTTCCAGAAACAGCGTGATTCAGGAACCATGGTAAGGTTTTGGGACCCAAGTCAAGACCCGTCCCATAAGGACAGAAAGGGAGCCTGATCACCTCCTACGGTGTGACTATTAATCCGACCCAGAGGGGCTGCGGGCGGCAAGAGTGGCTCGCCAATTTGGATGGAACTCACAGCCCAACTGACACAGGATGCGGGAGTGGCTCACTTAGTCAGTTAGGAAAAGGAAACTGGAGGTGGGGAGAGTGACTCGCCACCCCAGTTGGAAACACGGGAACCAGGAGTGGGGAAGTGTGTCAAAGTGTGTAAATGAAGGGGCCTAATTAAGCTCATCACTCATGAAGTGGGGAGTCACAGATCTCTTAGCATGGACTGTGTGCTCTGAGCGAAGTGTGGGGCCAGCGAAGACGAGTGGCAATCTGCGTATGGCTAACAGGAACTGCTCTATGACTGTAGCACTTGTAGAAGGAATAAGGAACTCTCAGCCAAGCAGCATCTGAAAACTCACATAATAGGAGACGGTATAGTCAGCCAAAACGAGAGGAAGAGTGAGTGTGTAAGAGTGCGCTGCACCGTAAAGGGAGCAGGCCATGGTAACCATCCATCCAGTGGTACCCAACCCGTATACTTTAATGGCACTCATTCCGGCAAGTGCTACCTGGTTTACAGTCTTAGACTGAAAGGACACTTTCTTTTGTATCTGCTTGGCACCCGTTAGTCAGCCTATCTTTGCATTTTCAATGGGACAAAGAAGCTCTACAGCTCACCTGGACTAGGCTCCCACAAGGGTTTAAAAATTCTCCCACAGTCTTTGGGGAAGCATTGGCTTCAGACCTCAAGGCCTATACCCCACCAAATGATAACTGCGCCTTGTTACAGTATGTGGATGACCTTTTGGCAGCCCCAGTCCAAGAGGAATGTTATCAGGGAATCCGGGACCTCCTCCATCTCCTATGGAAAGCAGATTACGAAGTATCTAAAAAGAAAGCCCAAATTTTGCCATGAAGAGGTGAAATAGCTAGGTTTCGCAGTGAGCCACGGGGAACACCGGCTTGGCTATGAGCGGAAACAAGCCATTTCTGTGCTTCCAACCCCAACCACCAAACATCAAATAATCGAAATTTTAGGGACTGCAGGATTCTGCCTCATCTGGATTCCCAATTTCTCACTGATGGCTAAGCTGTTACATGAAGCCACAAAGTGAGGAGAAAAAGAGACCCTCCATTGGGAGACTAATCAGGAAACAGCATTCAAACAGATCAAAGATGCTTTAACGCAGGCCCCAGCCTTAGGACTACCAGATATAACTAAGCCTTTCTTTCTGTATGTTCATGAACGAAAGGGAATGGCTATGGGAGTTCTGACTCAAGTTACAGGGTCATGGCACCGCCCAGTGGCATATTTATCCAAACGATTGGACTCTATGGAGCTAGGATGGCCTCCTTGCTTTAAAGCATTAACTGCCACCATCTTGTTAACATAAGAAGCCAGCAAACTAACTCTAGGACAGCAGCTAACCGTCCGGGTGCCACACTCAGTCATAACTTTCATGGATCAAAGAGGACATCAGTGGTTATCAAACCCGAGAGTGACCCAGTACCAAGGGATTCTATGGGAAAACGCTTACGTTATTTTGAAAATGGTAAACACCCTAAACTTGGCTACTTTGCTCCCAGTCAAACCGGGAGCTCCCCTTTATGACTATGTTGAAATAGTAGATGAGGTATTCTCCAGCCAGAAAGATCTTACAGACCAACCCCTCAGAGAACCAGATGTTGAGTACTTTACAGATGAAAGCAGTTTTGTGCTAGAAGGGATCTGACATGCTGGGTGTGCAGTGGTAACATTGGACCCAATAACAGAAGTTCAGTCTCTGCCTACTGGAACATCAGCTCAAAAGGCAGAATTAATTAATAGCCCTGACAAGAGCACTGTTCCTAGCAAAAGACAAAAAGGTCAATATCTACACTGATTCTAAGTATGCTTTTACTACATTACATGTACATGGAGCTGTATATAAAGAGAGAGGACTTTTAACAGCTGGaggcaaagaaataaagtataaacAAGAGATTCTACAGCTCTTAGAGACTGTATGGGCTCCAGAAAAAGTAGCTGTAATGCACTGTAGAGGGCACCAAAAGGCAGGAACACCAAAGCCAAAGGAAACACAAAGGCAGACggagaggcaaagcagcaatgaTTACGCTGCATTTTAAAGAGAAAGCCTTATCTGTGCCTCTCTTCCCAGGACCTCCTCTCCGAGAGGACCCAAGTTATACTCCAAAGGAAAGAGCCTGGTTTGCCCAAGAAGATGGAAAAGATATTAAAGGAGGGTGGTGGAAGTTCTTCAATGGGAGATTAGCCATTCCAGAGATGTTAGCTCCTAAATTTGTACAACAAATTCATCAGGGAACTCAAATGGGGAAAACAGCACtagaaacataattaaaatatcatATCTACGTGCCACGGCTCTCTGCCATGGCTCGAGCCATCTGTGGGCAATGTTTAACCTGTGCTCAGAACAACCTGTGACAAGGGCCCACACGGCCCCCAGGAATTCAAGAAGTAGAAGCCATGCCTTGTGAAAACTTGCATATAGACTTCACTGAACTGCCCTGTGCTGGAGGATACCAGTATATCTAGTGCTTATTTGCACCTTTTCAGAATGGGCTGAGGCTTGCctcaccaggacagaaaaagcaCAATAAGTGACTAAcgtactgtttttgttttgttttgttttgtttttgagacggagtttcgctctttttgcccaggctggaatgcaatggcatgatcttggcttaccgcagcctccacttcccaggttcaagcgattctcctgcctcagcctcctgagcagctgggattacaggcatgcgccaccatgcctggctaattttgtatttttagtagagacggggtttctccatgttgatcaggctggtcttgaactcccaacctcaggtgatccaccctccttggcctcccaaagtgctgggattacaggcgtgagccaccgcgcccggccttaaagtactgttaaaagataTTATACCCAGGTTTGGACTGCCTCTAACTTTAGGATCAGACAATGGGCCAGCATTTGTAGTTGAAATAGTGCAAGATTTACCaagactgttaaaaataaaatggaagttaCATATAGCCTATCGGCCCCAAAGTTCAGGAAAACTAGAATGCATGAACCAGACACTCAAGCAGCTACTGAAGAAATAGTGCCAAGAAACTCATCTGAGATGGGATCAGGTCTTGCCTATGGTCCTCCTCCAAGTCAGGTGCACCCCCTCCAAACAAACTGGGTATTCACCCTATGAGATTTTGTTTGCTCAGCCTCCCCCAGTAATAAGTGAAATAAAGCGTGATCTCTGGGGACTATGGGAATTAACCTTAAGAAAGCAAATGCAGGCATTAGGAATAGCCACACAAGACGTCCATAGCTGGGTACAAGAAAGgatgcctataagcctgacagACCCACTAACCCCTTTAAACCTGGAGTCTCTGTGTGGGTTAAAAAGTGGAATCCAACTTCTCTAGGACCCATATGGGATGGGCCCTATACTGTAATCTTGTCCACTCCCgttgctgttaaagttgcaggtgttatGTCGTGGATCCACCACAGTAGGCTGAAACCGGCAGCTCAAGACAAGTGGACCAGCCAGCAGGACCCAGATCATCCAACCCGGCTGATCCTGAGAAGAgaccaagctgctgctgaggacaaCTGCCCTGCTCTGGTCACTCTGGAGGCTGACCAGTGTACGCACAACTGAAGCTTAAGGagacaagccctgctctagtcacacacccgAAGCTGACTATGCACGGCCGAAGCGTGAGGAGTCATCAAGCAAGTAAATGTGGTTAGAAATCTTAGGACTAGTAGTTTGCCTTTTAATACTATTTTactattgttctgtcgctgtgCTCAACCTCCTCCCCCAGGCAAGGACCTCTTctgtccttgctggatatgaatatgctgtACATTGTTTTGCTGTTATGACCCCCCTTAACCATGCTAAAAGTACCCTTAAAAGGGTGTCCCCATTGTACACATACTACATGGTCAGGAAACAGTATAACTAGGACTCTATTATACTATACTTATGAGGAGTGTGCAGGGACTCACCTAGGAACTTGTACTTACGATCTGATCACCTATGCAATTTGTGACCCAGGAAATGGCCAGCCTTATATATGCTATGACTTAAGTCTTTACCTAGGACTTGGTTTGCGGTTCATACTGAATCAAAGGAaggaagtctttttttaaaattttttaatttattttttattatactttaagttctagggtacatgtgcacaacgcgcaggtttgttacatatgtatacatgtgccatgttggtgtgctgcacccattaactcgtcatttacattaggtatttctcctaatgctatccctccctccccccaccccacaataggcaccagtgtgtgatgttccccttcctgtgtccaagtgttctcatgttcaattcccacctatgagtgagaacatgtggtgtttggttttctgttcctgtgttagtttgctgagaatgacggtttccagctccatccatgtccctacaaaggacatgaactcatccttttttatggctgcttagtattacatggtgtatatgtgccacatttacctaatctagtctatcattgatggacaactgggctggttccaagtctttgctattgtgaatagtgccacagtaaacctatgtgtgcatgtgtctctacagcagcatgatttataatcctttgggtatatacccagtaatgggatgactgggtcaaatagtatttctagttctagatccctgaggaatcgccacagtgtcttccacaatggttaaactagtttacagtcccaccaacagtgtaaaagtgttcctatttctccacatcctctccagcacctgttgtttcctgactttttaatgatcgtcattctaactggtgtgagatgatatctcattgtggttttgatttgcatttctctgatggccagtgatgatgagcattttttcatgtgtctgttggctgcataaatgtcttcttttgagaagtgtctgttcatatcttttgcccacttgttgatgcggttgtttgtttttttcttataaatgtgtttgtgttctttgtacattctggatattagcggtctttgtcagatgagtagattgcaaaaattttctcccattctgtaggttgcctgttcactctgatggtagtttcttttgctgtgtagaagctctttagtttaattagatcccatttgtcaattttggcttttgttgccattgcttttggtgttttagacatgaagtctttgcccatgcctatgtcttgaatggtattgcctaggttttcttctagggtttttatggttttaggtctaacatttaagtctttaatccatcttgaattaatttttgtataaggtgtaaggaagggatccagtttcagctttctacatatggctagccagttttcccagcaccatttgttaaatagggaatcctttctccatttcttgtttttgtcaggtttgtcaaagatcagacagttgtagatgtgtggtattatttctgagggctctgatagttgtagatgtgtggtattatttctgagggctctgttctgttccattggtctatatctctgttttggtaccagtaccatgctgttttggttactgtagctttgtagtatagtttgaagtcaggtagtgtgatgcctccagctttgttctttttgcttaggattgacatggcaatgcgggctcttttttggttccatatggatttttagtagttttttccaaatctgtgaagaaagtcattggtagcttgatggggatggcattgaatctataaattaccttgggtagtatgatcattttcacgatattgattctaaAGGAAGGAAGTCTTATAAGTCAACCCCAAGCCTCTCTACCCTTGGGGGGACTATAGCCATATACTTTGATATTTGTCAGTTAACATCCATGAACCCAATCTATTTCACAATCTCTGGTCCTACAGGGTACTACACAAACTGTCAGTACAAAATTGTATGTGCACACCCTGTTTGCCCCTCCAAGACCCTAGAAATAGCTTGCTGGAACTGCACAACACAGTTCACTGACCGATCATCACTGAGGCTAAAATTGATCTTGGTCATCAAAGTGCCAACAAACCAGATTGTAAGACAAGCACTTGCAATCCTGTAAATCTTACTATCTTAGAGCCAGATCTACCTATATGGACTACAGGTTACTCCATGACATTACAAAGCAGCAGTCAAAAAGCTAAAGTAAATTTGTATATTATAAAGAGGACTCAAACCAAGAAGTCAGTCCAGCAGCAATTCTGAGTCTTTAAGTCTTTGTATGAGCATATAAATCAAAAGTTGCCTGAGCCTCCCCCTTTAGCCAAAAACCTATTTGCTCAGctggctgaaaacattgctggcagcctagacATTTCCTTATGCTATGTTTGTGGAGGGACAATGGCCTTGGGAAGCAAAAgagttaatgcctcaagataacttTACTCTGACTGACTCTTCCCCCAAACTGACTCCCACAAGTTCAAGTGTCTGTCTCTTAAAAACTTCTATTCTTGGGAAATACTGTATTGCTCACTACGGAAAAACTTTTACAGATCCAGTAGGGGAATTAACATGTTTGGGACAGCAAACAtgttaaaaaattaggaaaaacttTATGGTGAGGC is from Macaca mulatta isolate MMU2019108-1 chromosome 15, T2T-MMU8v2.0, whole genome shotgun sequence and encodes:
- the LOC114672709 gene encoding bile salt-activated lipase-like, with translation MIAYWTNFAKTGDPNMGHSAVPTHWEPYTSENGSYLEITKKMDGSSLKRGLRTNFLRYWTLTYVALPTVTDQEATPVPATGDSESDPVPAMGDSQDAPVPLTSDSEAAPCPPQVTPRELRCLQSLASSIPRALVSRGRKGGTPEAPLPSLALPE